In Candidatus Methylomirabilota bacterium, the genomic window GGTGTGGGGAATCGAACGGAACGTGGAAAAGTACATGCGCGACATTGTCGCGGCAGTTCCCACGGCGGTGGGGGCTTGGCACCGCCTCATGGACTACCTCCTGAGACAGCAGCGGTGGCGCGACGCCGCCCACACCGCGCGCGAGTACCTGCGTCTCTACCCCGACGACTATCGCCAGGCGGCGCGCGTCGCCGACTCTCTCAACGTGGCCGGCCAGAACCGCGAGGCGCAATCCCTCCTGGAGCCCGTGGCCGAGCGCCACCGTGACTACTGGGTGTATAGAACGTTGGCCGTGGCCATCGGGTTTCAGGGAGAGTCGGAGAAGGTGGTACGGCTTCTCGACGAGACCATCGCCATGGCGCCTCGTGACCCGGACCCCTACTACTTTGCCGGGCGGATCTACGAGCGGTGGGGTTGGACCGACAAGGCGATCGCGATGTACGAAAAGCTGCTCGTGGTGAGTCCCGGCATGCCCGAGGCCAAGCAGCGCGTGGAAACGCTCCGGAAGGTGAAAGCCGAGGCCGAGAGAACCCGGACCAAGTGATGACGCGGAGCCTACCAGGCGGATCATCAGCGACGGCAATACCACCGCGGTCAACTTCGGCTGAGCGAAAGCGCCGAGGCTACTTCACCCGCGTCAGAACCTCCCCCGCGAAGCGCTCCATCCGCTGAATCGCCTCTGCGGGGGTGGGGCTGCGGAAGTCGAAGATCAGCTCGCTCACCCCGAGCGCTCCGTAGGCCGCGATGTCCTCGCCGA contains:
- a CDS encoding tetratricopeptide repeat protein — its product is MALGTWALCVQAAYRVPGPWLFFLPWIGVVLTVLGAVMFVNHVFRWVTAEDPLGQALERVQYWGSLGILIFSSWSLVLFSNGLHDDNVLPPRTSEILDLVNGDVDLDVGSLASVSWAKLRSWHDPSRVEYLQLRPDERRRLWIGEAVIVKFRGGTLGIPWVWGIERNVEKYMRDIVAAVPTAVGAWHRLMDYLLRQQRWRDAAHTAREYLRLYPDDYRQAARVADSLNVAGQNREAQSLLEPVAERHRDYWVYRTLAVAIGFQGESEKVVRLLDETIAMAPRDPDPYYFAGRIYERWGWTDKAIAMYEKLLVVSPGMPEAKQRVETLRKVKAEAERTRTK